One Sphingomonas sp. SUN039 genomic window carries:
- a CDS encoding molybdopterin-synthase adenylyltransferase MoeB, giving the protein MLTDDELTRYARHIVLREIGGAGQMKLRGSRVAVVGAGGIGVPVLQYLAAAGVGALTVVDDDVVSASNLQRQVLYTTGDVGSPKALLAARRLFDLNPFATVTPVVQRIEAASADTLLAGHDVVVDGTDSFATRLTVADTAWRLHIPLVSAAIGQFHGQVGTFTGWLADAPCYRCYVGDAFDADDCDTCAEDGVLGAMTGMVGSMAALEAIRAIVPFGEPATGKLHIIDGLTPSMRTIRMPKDPGCSTCGA; this is encoded by the coding sequence GTGCTCACCGACGACGAACTGACCCGCTACGCCCGCCACATCGTCCTGCGCGAGATCGGCGGGGCGGGGCAGATGAAGCTGCGCGGGAGCCGCGTGGCGGTGGTCGGTGCGGGCGGAATCGGGGTGCCGGTGCTGCAATATCTCGCGGCGGCAGGCGTCGGCGCGCTGACCGTGGTCGATGACGATGTCGTCAGCGCGTCGAACCTTCAGCGGCAGGTGCTCTACACGACCGGCGATGTCGGCTCGCCCAAGGCATTACTGGCGGCACGGCGGCTGTTCGACCTCAATCCCTTCGCCACCGTGACGCCGGTGGTGCAGCGGATCGAAGCGGCCAGTGCCGACACCTTGCTGGCCGGACACGATGTCGTCGTCGATGGGACCGACAGCTTTGCGACCCGCCTGACCGTCGCCGATACGGCGTGGCGGTTGCACATCCCCCTTGTCTCCGCCGCCATCGGGCAGTTCCACGGACAGGTCGGCACCTTTACCGGCTGGCTAGCCGACGCGCCGTGCTATCGCTGCTATGTCGGCGACGCCTTCGACGCCGATGATTGCGATACCTGCGCCGAGGACGGCGTGCTGGGCGCGATGACCGGCATGGTCGGCAGTATGGCCGCACTCGAGGCGATCCGCGCGATTGTCCCATTCGGTGAACCTGCAACCGGCAAACTGCACATCATCGATGGCCTGACCCCGTCGATGCGGACGATCCGCATGCCCAAGGATCCTGGCTGCTCGACCTGCGGTGCCTGA
- a CDS encoding class I SAM-dependent methyltransferase: MSETVSFGYEDIAPTEKTARVGQVFTSVARNYDRMNDAMSGGMHRLWKDRFVRRVKPRAGEFILDMAGGTGDIAFRMDAAAGGDAHITVADINPDMLGVGIDRAADRGIDGLVWTEANAETLQFEDKSFDAYTIAFGIRNVTDIPKALREAHRVLKRGGRFFCLEFSTTLWPGFGEVYDAYSHRLVPKIGGMIAGDEDSYRYLIESIRRFPDMPTFEAMIGDAGFVQTNVEPMLGGLVAIHSGWKI, translated from the coding sequence ATGAGCGAAACAGTTTCCTTCGGCTATGAAGACATTGCCCCCACCGAAAAGACCGCGCGGGTGGGTCAGGTCTTCACCAGCGTCGCGCGCAACTACGACCGGATGAACGACGCGATGTCGGGCGGGATGCACCGGCTATGGAAGGACCGCTTCGTCCGCCGCGTGAAACCCCGCGCAGGCGAGTTCATCCTCGATATGGCAGGCGGCACCGGCGATATCGCCTTCCGCATGGACGCGGCAGCGGGCGGCGACGCGCATATCACCGTTGCCGACATCAACCCCGACATGCTGGGCGTCGGCATCGACCGCGCGGCGGATCGCGGCATCGACGGGCTGGTGTGGACCGAAGCGAACGCCGAGACGCTGCAGTTCGAGGACAAGAGCTTCGACGCCTACACAATCGCCTTCGGCATCCGGAACGTGACCGACATCCCGAAAGCCCTGCGCGAGGCGCACCGCGTGCTGAAACGCGGCGGGCGGTTCTTTTGCCTCGAGTTCTCGACGACCCTGTGGCCGGGCTTCGGCGAGGTTTACGATGCCTATTCGCACCGGCTGGTCCCCAAGATCGGCGGGATGATTGCGGGCGACGAGGATAGCTATCGCTATCTGATCGAATCGATCCGGCGCTTCCCCGATATGCCGACGTTTGAGGCGATGATCGGCGATGCGGGCTTCGTGCAGACCAATGTCGAGCCGATGCTGGGCGGGCTGGTGGCGATCCACAGCGGCTGGAAGATTTGA
- the mutM gene encoding bifunctional DNA-formamidopyrimidine glycosylase/DNA-(apurinic or apyrimidinic site) lyase, with protein sequence MPELPEVETTVRGLRPFLEGQVLASVEARRPDLRRAFPVDLRQRLTGARVTVLSRRAKYGIVETDRGDAMVFHLGMSGRWRVDPEEIGTHDHLVLETGSGHRLTLNDARRFGSVDLVARDALEAWPPFAALGPEPLGPELTGAYLARVLEGRMATIKAMLLDQRIVAGLGNIYVCEALNLTGIGPRKPAGQVPRQRLDALVEAIRGVLLAAIEAGGSTLRDYARPDGQLGYFAKQWRVYGREGEACPCGKGKVVRLIDSGRSTFSCPACQR encoded by the coding sequence ATGCCCGAGCTTCCCGAAGTCGAAACCACCGTGCGCGGCCTGCGGCCCTTTCTTGAGGGACAGGTGCTGGCCTCGGTCGAGGCGCGCCGTCCCGATCTGCGCCGTGCCTTTCCAGTCGATCTGCGGCAGCGGTTGACGGGCGCGCGGGTGACGGTGCTGTCACGTCGCGCGAAATACGGGATCGTCGAGACCGATCGCGGCGATGCGATGGTGTTTCACCTCGGCATGTCGGGGCGTTGGCGGGTCGATCCCGAAGAGATCGGGACGCACGACCATCTGGTGCTCGAAACCGGGTCGGGCCACCGGCTGACGCTCAACGATGCGCGGCGGTTCGGGTCGGTCGATCTGGTGGCGCGCGATGCGCTCGAGGCGTGGCCACCGTTTGCGGCGCTGGGGCCGGAACCGCTCGGGCCTGAGCTGACAGGCGCGTATCTGGCGCGGGTGCTCGAAGGACGCATGGCCACGATCAAGGCGATGCTCCTCGACCAGCGAATCGTTGCGGGGCTGGGCAACATCTATGTGTGCGAGGCGCTCAACCTGACCGGTATTGGTCCACGCAAACCCGCCGGACAGGTACCGCGCCAACGCCTCGATGCGCTGGTCGAGGCGATCCGGGGCGTCCTGCTCGCGGCTATCGAGGCGGGCGGATCGACCCTGCGAGATTATGCTCGCCCCGACGGCCAGCTCGGCTATTTCGCCAAGCAATGGCGCGTCTATGGCCGCGAAGGCGAGGCGTGTCCGTGCGGCAAGGGGAAGGTGGTCCGGCTGATCGACAGCGGGCGTTCGACCTTTTCGTGTCCTGCCTGTCAGCGATAG
- the dprA gene encoding DNA-processing protein DprA has protein sequence MATDSAARDKLRLIRSANIGPVTYFQLIARFGSAAAALEAIPNLAARGGGRAPQIASLSDVEAEMRAVERLGARYLFVGEGLYPPLLAELDTAPPALIVRGRLDLLDRPTIAIVGARNASAAACRFARGLAHDLTGEGVLVVSGLARGIDTAAHQGSVDAGTVGVIASGIDIAFPPENAELQDRIARDGVLIAEQPPGREPLARHFPSRNRIIAGMALGTVVIEAAPKSGSLITARLANEAGREVMAVPGSPLDPRAQGCNALIREGATLVQNAADVLEAIRPMSSQVRAPVDRWRAGPVDVEADDAARRAITDLLGHTPVAVDELVRQSGAHPAVVATVLLELELAGRVTRHAGGRVSE, from the coding sequence TTGGCGACTGACAGCGCGGCGCGCGACAAGCTCCGCCTGATCCGCTCGGCCAATATCGGGCCGGTCACCTATTTTCAGTTGATCGCGCGGTTCGGCAGCGCGGCGGCGGCGCTCGAGGCCATCCCCAATCTCGCCGCGCGAGGCGGCGGGCGCGCGCCGCAGATCGCCAGCCTGTCCGATGTGGAGGCGGAAATGCGCGCGGTCGAACGGCTCGGTGCGCGGTATCTGTTCGTTGGCGAGGGGCTGTATCCGCCCTTGCTCGCCGAGCTCGACACCGCTCCGCCTGCGCTGATCGTGCGCGGTCGGCTCGATCTGCTCGACCGCCCGACCATTGCGATCGTCGGCGCGCGCAATGCGAGCGCCGCCGCCTGCCGCTTCGCGCGCGGCCTCGCGCACGACCTGACCGGCGAAGGGGTACTCGTCGTTTCGGGGTTGGCACGCGGCATCGACACGGCCGCGCATCAGGGATCGGTCGATGCGGGCACCGTCGGTGTTATCGCCAGCGGCATCGACATCGCCTTCCCGCCCGAAAACGCCGAGCTGCAGGACCGCATCGCGCGTGACGGTGTGTTGATCGCCGAACAGCCGCCGGGGCGCGAGCCGCTCGCGCGGCACTTTCCCTCGCGCAACCGGATTATCGCGGGGATGGCGCTGGGGACGGTGGTGATCGAGGCCGCGCCGAAATCGGGCAGCCTCATCACCGCCCGGCTCGCGAACGAGGCAGGCCGCGAAGTCATGGCCGTCCCCGGCAGCCCGCTCGACCCGCGCGCGCAGGGCTGCAACGCCTTGATCCGCGAAGGCGCGACATTGGTGCAGAACGCCGCCGATGTGCTGGAGGCGATCCGCCCGATGAGCTCGCAAGTGCGCGCGCCCGTGGACCGCTGGCGCGCGGGACCGGTCGATGTGGAGGCAGACGACGCGGCCCGCCGCGCGATTACCGACTTGCTGGGACACACACCGGTCGCAGTCGACGAACTCGTCCGCCAATCGGGCGCGCATCCGGCGGTCGTGGCGACCGTGTTGCTTGAACTCGAACTCGCGGGCAGGGTTACGCGTCACGCGGGCGGGCGGGTCAGCGAATAA
- the dut gene encoding dUTP diphosphatase produces the protein MPLPEITIPLLRLPHGTDLPLPAYATDSAAGMDIVAAEDLTLAPGARHAVATGFAMAIPAGYEVQVRPRSGLALKHGITCLNTPGTIDSDYRGEVKVILANLGSEPFEIRRGDRIAQLVPAPVQRATLQEVDGLDDTARGAGGFGSTGTK, from the coding sequence ATGCCCTTGCCTGAAATCACCATCCCCCTTCTCCGCCTCCCCCACGGCACCGACCTCCCCCTCCCCGCCTACGCCACCGACAGCGCGGCGGGCATGGACATTGTCGCCGCCGAAGACCTCACTCTCGCTCCCGGCGCGCGCCATGCGGTCGCGACGGGGTTCGCGATGGCGATCCCGGCCGGATATGAGGTGCAGGTCCGCCCGCGCTCGGGGCTGGCGCTCAAGCACGGCATCACCTGCCTCAACACGCCCGGCACGATCGACAGCGACTATCGCGGCGAAGTGAAGGTCATCCTCGCCAACCTCGGCAGCGAACCGTTCGAAATCCGGCGCGGCGACCGCATAGCCCAGCTGGTCCCTGCCCCCGTCCAGCGCGCGACTTTGCAGGAGGTCGACGGCCTCGACGATACCGCGCGCGGCGCGGGCGGGTTCGGATCGACGGGCACCAAATAG
- a CDS encoding Fic family protein yields MYIYDLVGRDEQNPAYQNLAIENLDRQYTFLRSFVNASLALQRDMVSLEFFLSLNHHSISCLHASAGQLRPCGVRVGKYEPPPHYQVPALMHMFIDEVNRKWEIVDPVFLSAFVLWKLNHIHPFVNGNGRTARAACYFILCMKLGKWIDGNPILPELIRKRRPDYIQALETATDSAEKGTPNLRPLHALLEELLQEQGNQVRP; encoded by the coding sequence ATGTACATTTACGATTTGGTCGGTAGGGACGAGCAAAACCCCGCATACCAGAATTTGGCGATTGAGAATCTTGATCGCCAATATACGTTTTTGCGGTCGTTCGTGAACGCCTCTTTGGCGCTGCAACGCGACATGGTGTCGCTCGAATTTTTTCTGTCGCTGAACCACCATTCCATATCATGTTTGCACGCATCAGCTGGTCAACTTAGACCCTGCGGCGTCAGGGTCGGCAAATACGAACCCCCACCTCATTACCAAGTCCCCGCACTGATGCACATGTTCATCGACGAGGTGAATAGGAAGTGGGAAATTGTCGATCCTGTCTTTCTGTCGGCCTTTGTTCTGTGGAAGCTCAACCATATTCATCCCTTTGTTAACGGAAATGGGCGGACAGCCCGCGCGGCATGCTATTTTATACTCTGTATGAAGCTCGGTAAATGGATAGACGGCAATCCCATCCTTCCGGAATTGATACGGAAACGGCGCCCGGACTATATACAAGCTCTTGAAACAGCGACAGATTCTGCCGAAAAAGGTACGCCAAATTTGCGACCGTTGCACGCATTGCTTGAAGAGCTCCTGCAAGAACAGGGTAACCAGGTTCGCCCGTAA
- the rpsT gene encoding 30S ribosomal protein S20, which yields MANTPQAKKRIRRNDRRAEVNGARVGRIRTFVKKVELALVAGDKGAAAAALAAAQPEIARGVAKGVMHKNTASRKFARLTKRVAALA from the coding sequence ATGGCGAATACGCCCCAGGCTAAAAAGCGCATCCGGCGCAACGACCGTCGCGCCGAAGTAAATGGCGCGCGGGTCGGTCGCATTCGTACCTTTGTGAAGAAGGTCGAGCTGGCGCTGGTCGCCGGTGACAAGGGTGCAGCGGCAGCGGCACTGGCCGCCGCGCAGCCCGAAATTGCGCGTGGCGTTGCCAAGGGCGTGATGCACAAGAACACCGCGTCGCGGAAGTTCGCGCGCCTGACAAAGCGGGTCGCGGCGCTCGCCTGA
- a CDS encoding nucleotidyltransferase domain-containing protein — protein sequence MALRSLAAGLATERVAEIDRRLATIRRDDKVSILIAIESGSRAWGFPSPDSDYDCRFIFVRRPEDYLSPWPLRDVIETPLVDEIDLNGWELGKAIRLLLKGNAVVLEWLMSPIWYEGDASARDALIALGNAHTHRTAIVRHYLHLGERQRRTYFSDETPFPAKKLFYALRPAMALRWLRMHPDAKVPPMHLPDLVAEADVPPDVAAIIVDLVARKAVTRELGNTLLPEPISAIIASEFERAHEAAGRAPLPSTEAKRVGAEVFRRLANEAFR from the coding sequence ATGGCGCTTCGTTCGCTCGCAGCCGGACTCGCGACAGAAAGAGTCGCCGAGATCGATCGTCGGCTGGCAACGATCCGCCGCGATGACAAGGTGTCGATCCTGATCGCTATCGAGAGTGGTAGTCGGGCGTGGGGATTTCCCTCGCCCGACAGCGATTACGACTGCCGTTTCATCTTCGTTCGACGTCCGGAAGATTACCTGTCTCCTTGGCCGCTGCGCGATGTCATCGAAACGCCGCTTGTCGATGAGATTGATCTGAATGGCTGGGAGTTGGGCAAGGCGATCCGCCTGCTACTTAAAGGCAATGCCGTCGTACTCGAGTGGCTGATGTCGCCGATCTGGTATGAGGGCGATGCCTCGGCGCGGGATGCGCTGATCGCGCTGGGCAACGCGCATACCCACCGGACGGCCATTGTCCGCCACTATCTCCACCTCGGCGAACGGCAGCGGCGAACCTATTTTTCGGACGAGACGCCGTTTCCGGCGAAGAAGCTGTTCTACGCGCTGCGCCCCGCAATGGCCCTGCGCTGGTTGCGGATGCACCCCGATGCTAAGGTGCCGCCGATGCATTTGCCCGATCTCGTTGCCGAAGCCGATGTGCCGCCAGATGTCGCGGCGATCATCGTTGATTTGGTGGCACGCAAGGCCGTGACGCGGGAACTGGGAAACACGTTGTTACCGGAACCGATTTCGGCGATCATCGCCAGTGAGTTCGAGCGCGCTCATGAAGCGGCGGGTCGGGCACCGCTGCCGTCGACCGAAGCCAAACGTGTGGGCGCAGAGGTGTTTCGACGGCTGGCGAATGAGGCTTTTCGATGA
- the topA gene encoding type I DNA topoisomerase: MKNLVIVESPAKAKTIEGYLGKDYKVLASYGHVRDLPPKDGSVNPDEGFAMEWENYADKAKQLKAITDAAKGADRLILATDPDREGEAISWHVREVLAKKKALPRDVKRVTFNAITKPAVLSAMAAPRELDNDLIDAYRARRALDYLVGFTLSPVLWRKLPGAKSAGRVQSVTLRMIVDREREIEAFRAQEYWSVIADLEHDGAPFEARLVRWRGDKVDKMTLGNASDAEAAKTAVEGGRFAVASVETKPLTRNPAPPFTTSTLQQEAARKLGFSASHTMRLAQGLYEDGAITYMRTDGVQMDGSAITAARGAIANRYDASYVPDKPRHYTAKAKNAQEAHEAIRPTDFGRDRAGSGDHARLYDLVWKRAMASQMASARLERTTVELADGTGQHGLRATGQVVIFPGYLALYEEGRDDTGDDDGRLPRLKSGDAPAKKGVRADQHFTQPPPRYSEATLVKRMEELGIGRPSTYASILQTLKDRDYVSTDKNRFTPNESGRLVTAFLERFFERYVSYDYTAGLEESLDDVSGGREGWQAVLEAFWRDFKPKTAEVMETKPSDVTVALDEYLSPFLFPAKEDGTDPRICPNCGTGRLALRGGRFGAFVACSNYPDCKYTRKFAQGGSAEAENGGSDAVLGTDPVSGLEVAKKSGRFGPYVQLGDGKDAKRSSIPKDAGELDLELALKLLSLPREVGVHPESGEKIMASIGRYGPYLQHNGKYARLTSTAEVFETGMNAAVVKLAEAAANGGRPARGSTAPLKVLGAHPRTELEIKLMAGRYGPYVTDGTTNATVPKSVEPEALTLEEAAQLIDTRAAAAPAKKGKKKAAPKKKAAVKKK; this comes from the coding sequence TTGAAAAATCTGGTCATCGTCGAATCGCCTGCCAAGGCCAAAACCATCGAGGGATATCTGGGCAAGGACTACAAAGTTCTCGCCAGTTACGGCCATGTCCGCGACCTGCCGCCCAAGGACGGGTCGGTGAACCCCGATGAAGGGTTCGCGATGGAATGGGAAAACTACGCCGACAAGGCCAAGCAGCTGAAGGCGATCACCGATGCGGCGAAGGGGGCCGACAGACTGATCCTCGCGACCGACCCCGACCGCGAGGGCGAGGCGATCAGCTGGCATGTGCGCGAGGTGCTGGCGAAGAAAAAGGCGCTGCCCCGCGACGTGAAGCGCGTCACCTTCAACGCGATTACCAAGCCTGCCGTGTTGAGCGCGATGGCGGCTCCGCGCGAGCTCGATAACGACCTGATCGACGCCTATCGCGCGCGCCGCGCATTGGACTATCTGGTTGGCTTCACGCTGTCGCCGGTCCTGTGGCGCAAATTGCCCGGGGCCAAGTCTGCAGGGCGGGTCCAGTCGGTCACGCTCAGGATGATCGTCGATCGCGAGCGCGAGATCGAGGCATTTCGCGCGCAGGAATACTGGTCGGTGATCGCCGATCTGGAACATGACGGGGCGCCGTTCGAGGCGCGGCTGGTGCGCTGGCGCGGCGACAAGGTCGACAAGATGACGCTCGGCAATGCGAGCGATGCCGAGGCCGCGAAAACGGCTGTCGAAGGCGGACGTTTCGCGGTTGCCAGCGTCGAGACCAAGCCGCTGACGCGCAACCCCGCGCCGCCGTTCACGACCTCGACCCTGCAACAGGAGGCGGCGCGCAAGCTGGGCTTCTCGGCGAGCCATACGATGCGGCTCGCCCAGGGTCTCTACGAGGACGGCGCGATCACCTATATGCGGACCGACGGCGTGCAGATGGACGGCAGCGCGATCACGGCGGCGCGGGGCGCAATCGCGAACCGCTATGATGCGAGCTATGTGCCCGACAAGCCGCGCCACTATACCGCCAAGGCGAAGAACGCGCAGGAAGCGCATGAGGCGATCCGTCCGACCGATTTCGGCCGCGACCGCGCCGGTTCGGGCGATCATGCGCGGCTGTACGATCTGGTCTGGAAGCGCGCGATGGCAAGCCAGATGGCGTCGGCGCGGCTCGAACGCACGACGGTCGAACTGGCCGATGGCACCGGCCAGCACGGGCTGCGCGCGACGGGGCAGGTCGTGATCTTTCCCGGCTATCTCGCGCTGTACGAAGAGGGCCGCGACGATACCGGCGACGATGACGGCCGCCTGCCGCGCCTCAAATCGGGCGATGCCCCCGCGAAAAAAGGTGTGCGTGCCGACCAGCATTTCACTCAGCCGCCACCGCGCTATTCGGAAGCCACATTGGTTAAGCGGATGGAGGAACTCGGTATCGGGCGGCCCTCGACCTATGCGTCTATCTTGCAGACGCTGAAGGACCGCGACTACGTCTCCACCGACAAGAACCGCTTTACCCCGAATGAGAGCGGGCGGCTGGTCACGGCGTTCCTCGAACGCTTTTTCGAACGCTATGTCAGTTACGATTACACGGCCGGGCTGGAGGAAAGCCTCGACGATGTGTCGGGCGGGCGCGAGGGCTGGCAGGCGGTGCTCGAAGCATTCTGGCGCGATTTCAAGCCGAAGACTGCCGAGGTCATGGAAACCAAGCCGTCCGATGTTACGGTCGCGCTCGACGAATATCTGTCGCCGTTCCTGTTTCCGGCGAAGGAAGACGGCACCGATCCGCGTATCTGCCCGAATTGCGGGACCGGGCGGCTGGCACTGCGCGGCGGGCGGTTCGGGGCGTTCGTCGCGTGCTCGAACTATCCCGACTGCAAATACACCCGCAAGTTCGCGCAAGGCGGGTCGGCGGAGGCCGAGAATGGCGGCAGCGATGCGGTGCTGGGAACCGATCCGGTAAGCGGACTCGAGGTCGCGAAGAAGTCCGGGCGCTTCGGTCCCTATGTCCAGCTGGGCGATGGCAAGGACGCCAAGCGGTCGTCGATTCCCAAGGATGCGGGCGAACTCGACCTCGAACTGGCTCTCAAGCTGCTCAGCCTGCCGCGCGAAGTCGGCGTGCATCCCGAGAGCGGCGAGAAGATCATGGCGAGCATCGGTCGCTATGGCCCGTACCTCCAGCACAACGGCAAATATGCGCGGCTGACCTCGACCGCGGAAGTGTTCGAGACGGGCATGAATGCCGCCGTGGTGAAACTGGCCGAAGCGGCGGCGAACGGCGGGCGTCCGGCGCGGGGGAGCACGGCCCCGTTGAAAGTCCTGGGCGCACACCCGCGCACCGAGCTTGAGATCAAGCTGATGGCGGGACGCTATGGTCCCTATGTCACCGACGGCACGACCAACGCGACGGTGCCGAAATCGGTGGAGCCGGAGGCGCTGACGCTTGAGGAAGCGGCGCAGTTAATCGACACGCGCGCGGCGGCGGCACCGGCGAAGAAGGGCAAGAAGAAAGCGGCACCGAAGAAGAAGGCGGCGGTGAAGAAGAAGTAA
- the ubiB gene encoding 2-polyprenylphenol 6-hydroxylase → MTRPATHLWRLMKWLRTLARHGALAGIERDPMTPPPVKRLIRIARFGASVPKVPQYAEAFQACGPAAIKLGQALATRPDLVGEEAAHDLLRLQDRLPALPYPVIKAAIERGLARPVDEVFASIEETPVGAASIAQVHRAVTTEGVTVAVKVVRPGVEAEFAAALETYEWAAAQLEEIGGEFARLRPRLTIATFRQWTLRELDLRREAASASELAEGLTAEPGFRVPTIDWKRTSRTVLTLEWIDGIKLSDVAAIDAAGHDRRALAHTLVRGFLRQAIAEGFFHADMHQGNLMVAPDGDLIAIDFGIMGRIDRRARQWLAEILFGLITGNYRRVAEIHFEAQYVPAHHNVAEFATALRSVGEPMRGQPVKDMSVGNMLDSLFAITRDFDMVTQPHLLLLQKTMVMVEGVATGLDPDINMWEVAEPVVRNWLRGELGPEALLADRMVEDIRTLARLPDLVRRIEAAYPVKGGAPPAPPLAPVEPVRFGWGWLGYVAVALVAGAAGAGVMHWLG, encoded by the coding sequence TTGACCCGCCCGGCAACGCATTTGTGGCGGCTGATGAAATGGCTGCGGACGCTGGCGCGGCATGGCGCGCTGGCGGGGATCGAGCGCGATCCGATGACCCCGCCGCCGGTCAAGCGCCTGATCCGTATTGCGCGCTTCGGGGCCAGCGTGCCCAAAGTGCCGCAATATGCCGAGGCGTTTCAGGCATGCGGCCCCGCCGCGATCAAGCTGGGCCAAGCCCTCGCCACGCGGCCAGATCTGGTCGGCGAGGAAGCGGCGCACGACCTGCTGCGCCTGCAGGACCGGCTGCCCGCGCTGCCCTACCCGGTCATCAAGGCCGCCATCGAGCGCGGTCTCGCCCGCCCGGTCGACGAGGTGTTCGCCAGCATCGAGGAAACGCCTGTCGGGGCGGCCTCCATCGCGCAGGTCCACCGCGCGGTCACGACCGAAGGCGTCACGGTTGCGGTCAAGGTCGTGCGCCCCGGCGTCGAGGCCGAATTCGCCGCTGCCCTCGAAACCTATGAATGGGCTGCCGCGCAACTCGAAGAAATCGGCGGCGAATTCGCGCGCCTGCGCCCGCGCCTGACCATTGCGACCTTCCGCCAATGGACGCTGCGCGAGCTGGACCTCCGGCGCGAGGCGGCCTCCGCCTCCGAACTTGCCGAGGGGCTGACCGCCGAGCCCGGGTTCCGCGTGCCGACCATCGACTGGAAGCGTACGTCGCGCACCGTGCTGACGCTCGAATGGATCGACGGGATCAAGCTGTCGGACGTCGCCGCCATCGACGCCGCCGGGCACGACCGACGGGCGCTTGCCCATACGCTCGTGCGCGGCTTCCTGCGTCAGGCGATTGCCGAGGGCTTCTTCCACGCCGACATGCATCAGGGGAACCTGATGGTCGCCCCGGACGGCGACCTCATCGCCATCGATTTCGGCATCATGGGGCGGATCGACCGGCGCGCGCGGCAGTGGCTCGCCGAAATCCTGTTCGGCCTGATTACCGGCAACTACCGCCGCGTCGCCGAAATCCATTTCGAGGCGCAATACGTCCCCGCGCACCATAATGTCGCCGAATTCGCGACCGCGCTGCGCAGCGTCGGCGAACCGATGCGCGGCCAGCCGGTCAAGGACATGTCGGTCGGCAACATGCTCGACAGCCTGTTCGCGATCACCCGCGATTTCGACATGGTGACCCAGCCGCATCTGCTGTTGCTGCAAAAGACGATGGTGATGGTCGAAGGCGTCGCGACCGGCCTCGATCCCGACATCAACATGTGGGAAGTCGCCGAGCCCGTGGTGCGCAACTGGCTGCGCGGCGAATTGGGACCGGAAGCGCTGCTCGCCGACCGGATGGTCGAGGACATCCGCACGCTCGCCCGCCTGCCCGACCTCGTCCGCCGCATCGAGGCGGCTTACCCGGTCAAGGGCGGCGCGCCCCCGGCGCCGCCGCTGGCGCCGGTCGAGCCGGTGCGCTTCGGCTGGGGGTGGCTGGGCTATGTCGCTGTGGCGCTGGTCGCAGGCGCGGCTGGCGCGGGCGTGATGCACTGGCTAGGCTAG